A window from Acidobacteriota bacterium encodes these proteins:
- a CDS encoding ISL3 family transposase has translation MQDTKLFYTILGLQAPWHIARVALDTSGERVDLWVEHDARARWTCPECEV, from the coding sequence ACACCAAACTCTTCTACACGATTCTAGGGTTGCAGGCGCCGTGGCACATCGCGCGGGTCGCGTTGGACACGTCGGGGGAGCGGGTTGATCTCTGGGTCGAGCACGACGCCCGCGCGCGCTGGACGTGTCCCGAGTGCGAGGT